Genomic DNA from Pseudomonas fluorescens:
AGGGTTTCATGGTGTGCTTGAAGTTTTTTGTATTGTATATGTGTTGGAGTATCGCCCCACGTATCCATGATTGGATGCATTATCCTAGCTTTATCGTACAGCGTTGCCTCGTTGATGAGCCGGTTTATAAAGCTGATTTCTTCGATTGGGATGTTTGAGGAGTTAATCTGTGTAGGTGGCGTAAGCGGAGGCTCTGCTGGCAGTAGTGAAGGCGTAGAAGGAGCAGTTTTGTATCGCTGTGACCAAATTTTGCGCGGCGTAAGTATTCTTGTTTGGTTAGATTCCGAAACAGTGCGAGAAGTTGAAGGGTTCAATGTGGTTCGTTGTAGTGGCGGAAGGGCTGTTTGGGCGAGCTTTCTAACTTTCAATATGAGAGGGAACGAAGCATTCCCGCTCGGATCATGTCGATTAACCGGATCATTCCCACAATAAGCATACGCATTAATCCCCCCATCCCCAAAAGGACTCAACTCATCCGGACTATTGAACCGCATCAACACCGGATTAAAAGCCCGATTACCCTGTCCCAACAAATAATGACCGGTTATCGAGTCAGGCCGCTCCCCATTAAAACCGAGCAGGCAACTCAAACCGCTTTCCCCTGTGCGATAACCGTAGGCGGTATAGGCCATCTGTCGCGAGTCTGTATCCGCCACTGTCCTGAGCAACGAACGTTGTTGATCCGTTGCCAACAGCGTCGTCTCGGCGGCGGCGTCGGTGCCTGATCGTTGCGCCAGCGGCTGGGGGCCGTGACGCATGATCGTCAGCTGCGACTCACCCTCTATCTCGTTAACCAACTCGTCTTCTTGATAGAAACGTTGGGTGCCTGGGCTCTCCAGAGGCTTCAAGCCTACGAGGCGATCCAGTGGGTCATATTGATAGCGGCACAGTATTTTTATTGGCGGCGCTGACATGGGCTGGGTTCTGCTTGGCGAACTGGGTTGTGTCAGGCTCGGATATTTTTTGAGTGGCGTCTACTAGCAGAACTGTTAGTTTGGGGCGTGCTTTTACCCCGTCCCCACCTGCATTACTACTTCAGCACCAAAAGCGAACTATACAGGCCGTGCTGTTCGACCTGCTGGAGGTCTGGAAGCAGGACGCCTTGTGCTTCGAAATGTTCGACGACCCCCGGGTGGTGCTCAGCAGCTACATCCGCGCCAAGATGAACCACTCCCGCAGCCGTCCCTATGGCTCGAAAGTCTGGGCCAACGAAATTATCCACGGCGCCCCGACCCTGGGCGAGGCCCTGGACGCCAGCCTCTACGACTGGGCCAAGATGAAGGAAGCGAAAATCCGCCAATGGGTGGAAGACAAACGCATCCTCCCGATAGAACCCTCAAGCCTGCTCTACATGATCTGGGCCTCGACCCAGCACTACGCCGACTTCGACCACCAGATCAACATTCTCAACGACCACCAGTCGCTGTCGGACATGCAGTTCGAACGGGCGGTGCAGACCGTGACCAGTGTGATTTTGCGGGGGATTGGGTTGGAGCCTTAGTTTGTCTGCCCGGTGCGTGACGGCGGAAACTAATAAAGTTTAAATCTTTGCTTTCGAATTAACGTGGCGTTATCTTCGAGGAACTTAACCTTGGCTCTGATTCGACTGTTTCT
This window encodes:
- a CDS encoding RHS repeat-associated core domain-containing protein → MSAPPIKILCRYQYDPLDRLVGLKPLESPGTQRFYQEDELVNEIEGESQLTIMRHGPQPLAQRSGTDAAAETTLLATDQQRSLLRTVADTDSRQMAYTAYGYRTGESGLSCLLGFNGERPDSITGHYLLGQGNRAFNPVLMRFNSPDELSPFGDGGINAYAYCGNDPVNRHDPSGNASFPLILKVRKLAQTALPPLQRTTLNPSTSRTVSESNQTRILTPRKIWSQRYKTAPSTPSLLPAEPPLTPPTQINSSNIPIEEISFINRLINEATLYDKARIMHPIMDTWGDTPTHIQYKKLQAHHETLIANNASSQELNDATVKLTLARWIAKSRDIEKLTETLRTGIRSQ